From one Deinococcus fonticola genomic stretch:
- a CDS encoding SAM-dependent methyltransferase codes for MNFLEFFAIAEQDRDILNPIGPEKLEKVAAYAGLRDGLSVLDVGSGKGALLRQWARNWDIRGVGLELNPAFVQQARELTQAAGLTEKLSFWEGKALDFPVKVAGYDVVVCLGATFAIGTFSEAVAWMGAQ; via the coding sequence ATGAACTTCCTTGAATTCTTCGCCATTGCTGAGCAGGATCGAGACATTTTGAATCCGATCGGCCCGGAGAAACTGGAGAAAGTGGCTGCTTATGCTGGCCTGCGCGACGGCCTGAGCGTGCTGGATGTCGGAAGCGGCAAAGGAGCACTTTTACGCCAGTGGGCCCGGAATTGGGACATCCGGGGCGTGGGACTGGAGCTGAACCCTGCTTTCGTACAGCAGGCGCGCGAATTGACGCAGGCCGCCGGCCTGACGGAGAAGCTCTCCTTCTGGGAAGGGAAAGCGCTGGATTTTCCGGTGAAAGTGGCCGGGTATGACGTGGTCGTGTGCCTTGGCGCGACATTTGCCATTGGCACGTTCAGCGAAGCCGTCGCCTGGATGGGTGCCCAGTGA
- the der gene encoding ribosome biogenesis GTPase Der: MHKVAIVGRPNVGKSSLFNRLIGRRDAVVADFPGVTRDAKEGLMLYHNHRITLIDTGGLWSGDEWEEAIREKAEWAMEGANAVVFVLDPREGLSAADYEVADWLRRLGKPVILAANKIDSQKHEVYMAELWGLGFGDPVAISAEHARGLDDLMDRIMGHLPEDTEDVPDIAPIRISLIGRPNVGKSSLLNAITQSDRAIVADVPGTTRDSLDVEWDYGGQRFVLVDTAGIRKKPDTAIEDFAIQRSQAAIERSDIIWLVINATDLGDHELKLANLAYDSGKPVIVVVNKWDLVPDEELKRTEKDINQKLHHISFAPRVYTSAINDYGIHDMLAEAMKLHEKWQSRIGTSELNRWLEVWQMKQRVPNFHGKPLKMYFMTQVETAPPTFAIFCNRADFVTRAYEGFLQNRIREDLALAGVPVRLKWKEKGPYKKGKKGEKDDEE, encoded by the coding sequence ATGCATAAAGTCGCTATTGTGGGCCGACCCAACGTCGGCAAGTCCAGTCTGTTCAACCGCCTGATCGGCCGGCGCGACGCCGTGGTGGCCGACTTCCCAGGTGTGACCCGTGACGCCAAAGAAGGGCTGATGCTGTACCACAACCACCGCATTACCCTGATCGATACGGGTGGGCTGTGGAGCGGCGACGAGTGGGAAGAAGCCATCCGCGAGAAAGCCGAGTGGGCCATGGAAGGCGCGAACGCCGTGGTGTTCGTCCTCGACCCGCGCGAGGGCCTCTCGGCCGCTGATTACGAGGTGGCCGACTGGCTGCGCCGCCTCGGCAAACCCGTGATTCTGGCAGCGAACAAGATTGACAGCCAGAAGCACGAAGTTTACATGGCCGAGTTGTGGGGCCTGGGCTTCGGCGACCCCGTGGCGATCAGTGCCGAGCACGCGCGCGGGCTGGATGACCTGATGGACAGGATCATGGGGCACCTCCCCGAGGACACCGAGGACGTGCCGGACATCGCCCCCATTCGCATTAGCCTGATCGGGCGGCCCAACGTGGGCAAAAGCAGCCTGCTCAACGCCATTACGCAGAGCGACCGCGCCATCGTCGCGGACGTGCCCGGCACCACCCGCGACAGCCTGGACGTGGAGTGGGATTACGGCGGGCAGCGTTTCGTGCTGGTGGACACCGCCGGGATTCGCAAGAAACCCGACACCGCCATCGAGGATTTCGCCATTCAGCGCAGCCAGGCCGCCATCGAGCGCAGCGACATCATCTGGCTGGTCATCAACGCCACTGACCTGGGCGACCATGAATTGAAACTCGCCAACCTCGCGTACGACAGCGGCAAACCCGTGATTGTCGTCGTGAACAAGTGGGACTTGGTGCCCGACGAGGAACTCAAACGCACCGAGAAGGACATCAACCAGAAACTCCACCACATTTCCTTCGCGCCGCGCGTGTACACCAGTGCCATCAACGACTACGGCATTCACGACATGCTGGCCGAGGCCATGAAACTCCACGAGAAATGGCAAAGCCGCATCGGCACCAGCGAGCTGAACCGCTGGCTGGAAGTGTGGCAGATGAAACAGCGCGTGCCCAACTTCCACGGCAAACCACTGAAGATGTACTTCATGACCCAGGTGGAAACCGCGCCGCCCACCTTCGCCATCTTCTGCAACCGCGCCGACTTCGTGACCCGCGCCTACGAGGGCTTCCTGCAAAACCGCATCCGTGAGGATCTGGCCCTGGCCGGCGTGCCAGTGCGCCTGAAATGGAAGGAAAAAGGCCCCTACAAGAAAGGCAAGAAGGGCGAGAAAGACGACGAGGAGTAA
- a CDS encoding YceD family protein, whose amino-acid sequence MNDQPRIHLGSLLRSSDDAHAAGELDHLDYWQGNQRQTLRFARPAKFRVDVNSLGNDEMYLQGTFTPTLIMECARCLRDVEVPLQLKLGTLLKYDPSVDIPYLDEAESGEEILMFGDPDLDLSGYLAETSLLAAPLSVLHAPDCKGLCQVCGHDLNEGPCEHMAQVPVEEIDDELGIPEGKVHAKQNPFAALKDLDVPEE is encoded by the coding sequence ATGAATGACCAACCTCGGATTCACCTGGGATCGCTCCTGCGCTCCAGCGATGACGCGCACGCTGCGGGTGAACTGGATCACCTCGATTACTGGCAGGGCAACCAGCGCCAGACCCTGCGCTTCGCCAGGCCCGCAAAATTCAGGGTAGACGTGAACTCGCTGGGCAACGATGAAATGTACCTGCAAGGGACCTTTACGCCCACCCTGATCATGGAGTGTGCGCGTTGCTTGCGAGACGTGGAAGTGCCGCTGCAACTGAAACTGGGCACGCTGCTCAAGTACGACCCGTCGGTGGATATCCCTTACCTGGACGAAGCCGAGTCCGGCGAGGAAATCCTGATGTTCGGCGACCCGGATCTGGACTTGAGCGGTTATCTGGCAGAAACGAGCCTGCTGGCCGCGCCGCTCAGTGTGCTGCACGCGCCGGACTGCAAGGGCTTATGCCAGGTGTGCGGGCACGACCTGAACGAGGGGCCGTGCGAGCACATGGCGCAGGTGCCGGTGGAGGAGATTGACGATGAGCTGGGCATCCCGGAAGGGAAAGTGCACGCCAAGCAAAATCCTTTTGCGGCCCTGAAAGACCTGGACGTGCCGGAGGAATAA
- the moaC gene encoding cyclic pyranopterin monophosphate synthase MoaC has product MPGAPELTHFREGLPRMVDVSGKAPTTRTASAEVWVLLPPEARAALEAGTNPKGDPLTVARLAGLAGSKKTAELIVLCHPIPVTGADVQVTLEPQGVHIVTTVKTTAPTGVEMEALTAASVAALNVYDMLKAASKAIEVTGLRLLTKTGGKSGDYVAPAR; this is encoded by the coding sequence ATGCCGGGCGCCCCTGAACTGACGCACTTCCGCGAAGGTCTGCCGCGCATGGTGGACGTGTCGGGGAAGGCACCGACCACGCGCACCGCCTCGGCGGAGGTGTGGGTACTGTTGCCCCCGGAAGCGCGGGCGGCGTTGGAGGCCGGCACCAACCCAAAAGGTGATCCGCTGACGGTGGCGCGGCTGGCAGGCCTGGCGGGCAGCAAGAAAACGGCGGAGTTGATCGTGCTGTGTCATCCCATTCCGGTGACAGGGGCGGACGTGCAGGTGACGCTGGAACCGCAGGGCGTGCATATCGTGACCACTGTGAAGACCACAGCACCGACGGGTGTGGAGATGGAAGCGCTGACAGCGGCCAGCGTGGCGGCCCTGAATGTCTATGACATGCTGAAGGCGGCGAGTAAGGCCATCGAAGTGACGGGCCTGCGCCTGCTGACCAAGACAGGCGGGAAAAGCGGGGACTATGTCGCGCCAGCCAGGTAA
- a CDS encoding polymer-forming cytoskeletal protein, with protein sequence MRGEWRNLQTAAGENLLDLLHREAEQSLTPTEQQKLEAARSDPQVQAARQALNHAVALLKLPMPPMLRSVAPDVVAELTLARQLASPAMPRSTAPQVTEAIQLSVKLRPPLLPHSVTDEVVAEIQAARMLQTPPMPRSVVAAVLDDLRSARALGEVPAPPPAASLADSVVSRIRRDFSPTSPAPPEVLLPAASPSSPTPTIGPALHVLAGPHPLQPVAVNPASRNPAPFVLVGGLLVGLTLLALTTAWPNLAAGAVVLRTLLNQVSPLAGLGLALLLLTSVLITWRPTPALRTAGAGAFALSAILTIPALYNVAGGANGLSIGHDVTVSGPVNGNVIAIGGNVRLKPGADVRGEVVTLLGDVHRDEGAQVQGRVNALLGHAPGDREAIQTRPINNLSLATAAAFRPVLGWLGAAAWPQIFVALTGGLLLLLFLAGAAPLLARRQRHAPMRTLALGVLMLSALTLPAMALGLTGLLGPALLVTATAALVIATGLSVSVYDVGRAVAYRFKLPVPDAVGALLGLSAFAASLSYAPLAFALALVGGAWGAGTLFLTRQHLRSAE encoded by the coding sequence ATGAGGGGAGAGTGGCGCAACTTGCAGACCGCAGCGGGGGAAAACCTGCTGGACTTGCTGCACCGTGAAGCCGAGCAGTCCCTGACACCCACTGAGCAGCAGAAGCTGGAGGCTGCGCGTAGCGACCCGCAGGTACAGGCGGCCCGCCAGGCCCTGAACCACGCTGTGGCGCTGCTCAAACTCCCCATGCCACCCATGCTGCGCAGCGTTGCGCCGGACGTGGTGGCAGAGCTGACGCTGGCCCGTCAACTGGCCTCGCCAGCCATGCCGCGCTCCACCGCGCCGCAGGTTACGGAAGCCATTCAGCTTTCAGTGAAGCTGCGGCCACCGCTATTGCCGCACTCGGTCACCGATGAGGTGGTGGCGGAGATTCAGGCAGCGCGAATGCTGCAGACCCCACCCATGCCGCGCTCTGTGGTGGCTGCTGTTCTCGATGACCTGAGGTCGGCCAGGGCCCTGGGGGAAGTGCCTGCCCCGCCGCCTGCGGCTTCCCTGGCGGATAGCGTGGTCAGCCGTATCAGGCGTGACTTCTCTCCTACCAGCCCAGCCCCCCCGGAAGTGCTGCTCCCAGCTGCATCGCCTTCGAGCCCAACGCCAACCATAGGGCCAGCCCTTCACGTCCTGGCCGGCCCGCACCCACTTCAGCCCGTGGCGGTGAACCCTGCATCCCGTAACCCTGCGCCGTTCGTGCTGGTGGGCGGGTTGCTGGTGGGCCTGACCCTCTTGGCGCTCACCACCGCCTGGCCTAACCTGGCGGCGGGGGCGGTGGTGCTGCGTACCCTGCTGAACCAGGTTTCCCCGCTGGCGGGCCTGGGGCTGGCGCTGCTCCTCCTGACCAGTGTCCTGATCACCTGGCGGCCCACCCCGGCCCTGCGGACTGCCGGGGCCGGCGCCTTCGCGCTGTCGGCCATTTTGACCATCCCGGCGCTGTACAACGTGGCAGGCGGCGCAAACGGCCTGAGCATCGGGCATGACGTGACCGTCAGCGGCCCGGTCAATGGCAACGTGATTGCCATTGGCGGGAACGTTCGCCTGAAACCCGGTGCAGACGTGCGTGGCGAGGTGGTCACCCTGCTGGGCGACGTCCACCGGGATGAGGGAGCGCAGGTGCAGGGCCGCGTGAACGCCCTGCTGGGCCACGCCCCCGGTGACCGGGAGGCCATTCAGACGCGGCCCATCAATAACCTGAGCCTGGCCACGGCCGCTGCCTTCCGGCCCGTGCTGGGATGGCTGGGGGCAGCGGCCTGGCCGCAGATTTTCGTGGCCCTGACGGGAGGGCTACTGCTGCTGCTTTTCCTGGCCGGGGCGGCGCCACTGCTGGCCCGGCGGCAACGCCACGCCCCCATGCGAACCCTGGCGCTGGGGGTGCTGATGCTGTCTGCCCTGACGCTGCCCGCCATGGCCCTGGGCTTGACCGGCCTGCTGGGACCGGCCCTGCTGGTTACGGCCACGGCCGCCCTGGTGATCGCCACCGGCCTCAGCGTCAGTGTCTACGATGTCGGGCGGGCGGTCGCTTACCGCTTCAAATTGCCTGTGCCGGACGCCGTGGGCGCTTTGCTAGGCCTCAGCGCCTTCGCCGCCAGCCTCAGTTATGCCCCGCTGGCTTTCGCGCTGGCCCTCGTGGGCGGCGCCTGGGGTGCGGGAACCCTGTTCCTGACGCGCCAGCACCTCAGAAGCGCAGAGTAA
- a CDS encoding helix-turn-helix domain-containing protein, translated as MKLHERLRELRSERGLRLKDVAEVADISVPYLSDLERGRTNPSLETLQTLAGAYQITVHDLLEGVEFYGDSTEGALPKGLSDLIADPTLGPQITPDWVRTLSRIELRGKRPRDKQDWYEIYLHLKRILN; from the coding sequence ATGAAACTGCACGAAAGACTCCGCGAACTGCGTAGCGAACGCGGGCTGCGGCTCAAGGACGTGGCGGAAGTCGCTGACATCAGCGTCCCGTACCTGAGTGACCTGGAACGCGGACGCACCAACCCGAGCCTGGAGACCCTCCAGACCCTTGCCGGAGCGTACCAGATCACCGTCCACGACCTGCTCGAAGGTGTGGAATTCTACGGTGACAGCACCGAGGGCGCGCTGCCCAAGGGCCTGTCTGACCTGATCGCCGACCCCACCCTGGGGCCACAGATCACGCCTGACTGGGTACGCACCCTGTCCCGCATTGAACTGCGCGGCAAACGCCCCCGCGACAAACAGGACTGGTACGAAATCTACCTGCACCTGAAACGCATCCTGAACTGA
- a CDS encoding bifunctional folylpolyglutamate synthase/dihydrofolate synthase — translation MPEQEPIPTDLHWLFARQRFGMKPGLERMRAMLERLGQPQRSFRVVLVGGTNGKGSTSATLASILQTSGERVGLFTSPHLTRFTERFLVNGAELPEAGVLRVLREVRPLAEEVQATFFEVVTAMACLLFARQHVTTAVMEVGLGGRLDSTNALDPVLSVVTNVALDHTAILGETKELIAQEKAGILRPERPAVVGVAGGLIPIFRAEGANLWSAGVDFTLEIHPLGWRGSEVRVTLPNRSPFVFRTSLLGEHGARNAALAVVAALRLGVAPEAVSRGTEATAWPGRMEVLPWRGGRMLLDGAHNPDGAKALADALLTLGAAPVPVIFGAVEDKDIGGVAGQLRRLASEVILTRAVLSPRAADPAGLAVHFPDLPVTVTRSPEEALEAVGKQAWTVACGSLYLIGELRPLLLAQRAEPWERWQ, via the coding sequence ATGCCTGAACAAGAACCTATACCTACCGATCTGCACTGGCTCTTCGCCCGGCAGCGTTTTGGCATGAAGCCTGGCCTGGAGCGCATGCGGGCCATGCTGGAGCGCCTGGGGCAGCCGCAGCGGTCTTTCCGGGTGGTGCTGGTCGGTGGTACGAACGGGAAGGGCAGCACTTCCGCCACCCTGGCGAGCATTCTTCAGACGAGCGGGGAGCGGGTGGGGTTGTTCACCAGCCCGCACCTGACGCGCTTCACCGAGCGGTTCCTGGTGAACGGCGCGGAACTCCCGGAGGCCGGGGTGCTGCGGGTCTTGCGTGAAGTGCGCCCGCTGGCCGAGGAGGTGCAGGCCACTTTCTTTGAGGTCGTGACCGCCATGGCGTGCCTGCTGTTCGCCCGGCAGCACGTGACCACGGCGGTCATGGAGGTGGGCCTGGGGGGCCGCCTGGACTCCACGAATGCCCTTGACCCGGTGCTGAGTGTCGTGACGAACGTGGCCCTGGATCACACGGCGATACTCGGAGAAACGAAGGAACTGATCGCACAGGAGAAGGCCGGGATTCTGCGGCCTGAGCGGCCAGCGGTGGTGGGGGTCGCGGGCGGGCTGATCCCCATTTTCCGGGCCGAAGGTGCGAACCTGTGGAGTGCCGGGGTGGACTTCACGCTGGAGATTCACCCGCTGGGCTGGAGGGGGTCGGAGGTGCGGGTCACGCTGCCGAACCGTTCGCCGTTTGTTTTTCGCACGTCCCTTCTGGGGGAGCACGGGGCGCGAAATGCGGCGCTGGCGGTGGTGGCGGCCCTGCGCCTGGGCGTGGCGCCTGAAGCGGTCAGCCGGGGAACGGAGGCCACCGCCTGGCCTGGGCGCATGGAAGTGCTGCCGTGGCGCGGCGGGCGGATGCTGCTGGACGGTGCCCACAACCCGGACGGTGCAAAAGCCCTGGCTGACGCCCTGCTGACGCTGGGGGCAGCGCCGGTTCCCGTGATCTTCGGCGCGGTGGAGGACAAGGACATTGGCGGCGTGGCCGGGCAACTCCGGCGCCTGGCCTCAGAAGTCATTCTGACCCGCGCCGTCCTGAGTCCCCGCGCCGCCGATCCCGCTGGCCTGGCAGTGCATTTCCCCGACCTTCCCGTCACCGTGACCCGTTCGCCTGAAGAAGCCCTGGAAGCGGTCGGAAAGCAGGCCTGGACGGTCGCGTGCGGCAGCCTGTACCTGATTGGGGAATTGCGCCCCCTGCTGCTGGCCCAGAGAGCCGAGCCCTGGGAGAGATGGCAGTAG
- a CDS encoding manganese-dependent inorganic pyrophosphatase: MLHVFGHTNPDTDAISAALVYASLLRRQGVEAQAFRLGHLNFETEFVLKELGVEAPPMLPELPAGTAVALVDHNESAQSVSNLAELSVKRVVDHHKLGDLTTANPPYLRFEPVGCTGTLLLKLHREANLDVPVQDAKLLLSAILSDTLHFRSPTTTQDDREAVEFLAPIAGIQDVEQYALAMFAAKSDLGDTPAETLFRMDYKVFPFGDPAKPQEWGLGVIETTNPAYVFGRQAELLAAMDTVKAEDGLSGVLLSVVDILNETNRTFILSATEEKVMQEAFGVRTQGQVADLGHRISRKKQIVPVLEKYFSPDA, from the coding sequence ATGCTGCATGTTTTCGGCCATACCAACCCTGACACTGACGCTATTTCTGCCGCTCTGGTGTACGCCAGCCTGCTCCGGCGGCAGGGCGTAGAGGCGCAGGCTTTTCGCCTGGGTCACCTGAACTTTGAAACCGAATTTGTCCTGAAGGAGCTGGGAGTAGAAGCGCCGCCCATGCTGCCTGAACTCCCTGCAGGGACGGCAGTGGCGTTGGTCGACCATAACGAGAGCGCCCAGTCGGTGAGCAACCTGGCGGAACTGAGCGTCAAGCGCGTGGTGGATCACCACAAACTGGGTGACCTGACCACGGCCAACCCGCCCTACCTGCGTTTTGAACCGGTGGGCTGCACAGGCACGCTGCTCCTGAAACTCCACCGTGAAGCCAATCTGGATGTCCCCGTGCAGGACGCCAAGTTGCTGCTGAGCGCCATTCTGAGTGACACGCTGCACTTCCGCAGCCCCACCACCACCCAGGATGACAGGGAGGCCGTGGAGTTTCTGGCTCCCATAGCGGGCATTCAGGATGTCGAGCAGTACGCCCTGGCTATGTTCGCCGCCAAGAGTGACCTGGGCGATACTCCCGCTGAAACGCTGTTCAGAATGGATTACAAGGTCTTTCCTTTCGGAGACCCGGCAAAACCGCAGGAGTGGGGGCTGGGCGTTATTGAAACCACCAACCCCGCTTACGTGTTCGGGCGTCAGGCCGAGTTGCTGGCGGCCATGGACACCGTGAAAGCCGAAGACGGCCTGAGTGGCGTGCTGCTGAGCGTGGTGGACATCCTGAACGAGACGAACCGGACTTTTATCCTGAGTGCCACCGAGGAAAAAGTCATGCAGGAGGCTTTCGGGGTGAGGACGCAGGGCCAGGTGGCTGACCTGGGTCACCGCATCAGCCGCAAAAAACAGATTGTCCCGGTGCTGGAAAAATACTTCTCACCGGACGCCTAA
- a CDS encoding S-layer homology domain-containing protein: MLVLTAALMFGGLASAQTSATASAPQVPALTDVPAGHWAKDAIDRLVSRGILLGYPDGTFRGTQNLTRYEAAVIIARLLEQMAAGTAPVVAGDDLVALQNAVQELAADLAALGVRVSDLEENAVSKDDFSRLEARVEELAGNQGDAEAVAALQAQIDDLTARADEYDTLRADVDDNASSIAALNDLTVLLNQDILDLQDRVSAVEAAQADFVTRADFDNLSGKVTAIDTRVGVLEKLPRFSVSGSIDAAYGNIALIKGTNHFDITRLTTGTFAAGVFDVADGADVTVEDTPQAYTGTGVRFGVKASQLATTNGAIVINNAAINFRTQNAWNIAAGDPVVFVNDANADGTIGGQKFTVMYHRTAADFKFQDYLFNNMDSSGRRGIVATIDTNLPGAPKLTILAGNTNDKEMLAAGVASANYWGVKAEQKVGADGKFGVSYAHVDNTRTAFGTYADLKFGVLAVKGEGVVSARSNAALVTNFTKNVTTSLAEADKAAYVEARADLGIVKFGANYRAISPAFGDDGTEANAAMSSSYSYPYKADQVGFGAALGTNLGPVALGAYADRFTNWVGANPTLGFGVKAGAKFGALEAVAFYNSLNRNGDMVDGIAAKIDNGWMGSDYNKNANSVGMGIANVPFAMTSTFGAQISHDGAATNALVKNLNFTVGDAFYNVSKTNSVYAYGDYTASFGGFTIKPLLRFHMASNGAAAYSADAYNFTTFKYGVKLSSGVLTGVPLQPSLYANVAGRNTTGKFTNTTTNELLAQAGVGFNSFLISGVTANVGYSYYTGKNVAPIYVGAADKAFNSADDRVYHNAGVNNVTVNGLTAQVGWNGLTANYGLFKNYVYNSAGTQTDESIAQGFKVAYNFKF; the protein is encoded by the coding sequence ATGCTCGTTCTCACCGCTGCCCTGATGTTCGGCGGCCTGGCCAGCGCCCAGACGTCGGCCACCGCCAGCGCGCCCCAGGTGCCTGCGCTGACCGACGTTCCCGCCGGTCACTGGGCCAAGGACGCCATCGACCGCCTCGTCAGCCGGGGCATTCTGCTCGGCTACCCCGACGGTACCTTCCGTGGCACGCAGAACCTGACCCGTTACGAAGCCGCCGTGATCATCGCCCGCCTGCTTGAGCAGATGGCCGCTGGCACCGCTCCTGTCGTGGCCGGTGACGACCTGGTCGCCCTGCAGAACGCCGTGCAGGAACTCGCTGCTGACCTCGCCGCCCTGGGTGTGCGCGTCAGCGACCTGGAAGAGAACGCCGTCAGCAAGGACGACTTCAGCCGCCTGGAAGCCCGCGTCGAAGAACTCGCCGGCAACCAGGGTGACGCCGAAGCTGTTGCCGCCCTGCAGGCCCAGATCGACGACCTGACCGCCCGCGCCGACGAGTACGACACCCTGCGTGCCGACGTCGACGACAACGCCAGCAGCATCGCTGCCCTGAACGACCTGACCGTGCTGCTCAACCAGGACATCCTGGATCTGCAAGACCGCGTGAGCGCCGTGGAAGCCGCCCAGGCCGACTTCGTTACCCGCGCCGACTTCGACAACCTCAGCGGCAAGGTCACCGCGATCGACACCCGCGTGGGCGTGCTGGAAAAACTGCCCCGCTTCAGCGTGAGCGGCAGCATCGACGCCGCCTACGGCAACATTGCCCTGATCAAGGGCACCAACCACTTCGACATCACCCGTCTGACCACCGGTACTTTCGCCGCTGGCGTGTTTGATGTTGCTGACGGCGCTGATGTGACGGTCGAGGACACTCCCCAGGCCTACACCGGCACGGGCGTGCGTTTCGGCGTGAAGGCCAGCCAACTGGCCACCACCAACGGCGCTATCGTAATCAACAACGCCGCCATCAACTTCCGCACCCAGAACGCTTGGAACATCGCTGCTGGCGACCCCGTCGTCTTCGTGAACGACGCTAACGCCGACGGCACCATTGGCGGTCAGAAGTTCACGGTCATGTACCACCGCACCGCCGCTGACTTCAAATTCCAGGACTACCTGTTCAACAACATGGATAGCTCTGGCCGCCGTGGCATCGTCGCCACCATTGACACCAACCTGCCTGGCGCTCCCAAGCTGACCATTCTCGCTGGTAACACCAACGACAAGGAAATGCTGGCCGCTGGCGTGGCAAGCGCCAACTACTGGGGCGTTAAAGCTGAGCAGAAAGTCGGTGCCGACGGCAAGTTTGGCGTTTCTTACGCCCATGTGGACAACACCCGCACCGCGTTCGGTACCTACGCTGACCTGAAGTTCGGCGTGCTGGCCGTGAAGGGTGAAGGCGTCGTGAGCGCCCGCTCCAACGCCGCTCTGGTGACCAACTTCACCAAGAACGTCACGACCTCCCTGGCTGAAGCTGACAAGGCCGCTTACGTTGAGGCTCGCGCCGACCTGGGCATCGTGAAGTTCGGTGCCAACTACCGCGCCATCTCGCCCGCCTTCGGTGACGACGGTACCGAAGCCAACGCCGCCATGTCCTCCAGCTACTCGTACCCCTACAAGGCTGACCAGGTCGGCTTCGGTGCGGCGCTCGGCACCAACCTCGGCCCCGTGGCCCTGGGGGCCTACGCTGACCGCTTCACCAACTGGGTCGGCGCTAACCCCACCCTGGGCTTCGGCGTGAAAGCCGGTGCCAAGTTCGGCGCTCTGGAAGCGGTGGCCTTCTACAACAGCCTCAACCGCAACGGCGATATGGTGGACGGTATCGCTGCCAAGATTGACAATGGCTGGATGGGCAGCGATTACAACAAGAATGCCAACAGCGTGGGCATGGGCATTGCCAACGTTCCCTTCGCCATGACCAGCACCTTCGGTGCCCAGATCAGCCACGACGGTGCTGCCACCAACGCCCTGGTCAAGAACCTGAACTTCACCGTCGGCGATGCCTTCTACAATGTCAGCAAGACCAACAGCGTCTACGCTTACGGTGACTACACCGCCAGCTTCGGCGGCTTCACCATCAAGCCTCTGCTGCGCTTCCACATGGCTTCCAACGGCGCGGCTGCTTACTCTGCCGACGCTTACAACTTCACCACCTTCAAGTACGGTGTGAAGCTGTCGAGCGGCGTGCTGACCGGCGTGCCCCTGCAACCCAGCCTGTACGCCAACGTCGCTGGCCGCAACACCACTGGCAAGTTCACCAACACCACCACCAACGAACTGCTGGCTCAGGCGGGCGTGGGCTTCAACAGCTTCCTGATCAGCGGCGTGACGGCCAACGTGGGCTACTCCTACTACACTGGTAAGAACGTGGCTCCCATTTACGTGGGTGCTGCCGACAAAGCCTTCAACTCTGCCGATGACCGCGTTTACCACAACGCTGGCGTAAACAACGTGACGGTCAACGGCCTGACCGCTCAGGTGGGTTGGAACGGCCTGACCGCCAACTACGGCCTGTTCAAGAACTACGTGTACAACAGCGCTGGCACCCAGACCGACGAGTCGATTGCCCAGGGCTTCAAAGTGGCCTACAACTTCAAGTTCTAA
- a CDS encoding response regulator transcription factor has product MIRVLLVDDHALFRQGLRSLLESEGMRVIGEASNGREAIRYAADTHPDVILMDIQMPDLDGVKATQSILEINPQARVIMITMYRQDRYVFEAVKAGARGYILKDADAATLIDAITRVAAGEALLDPEMAQNVLDDFRDKREELPSEKHADLNERETMILKLLAQGFSNQDIALRLDISEKTVRNRLSEIFTKLQLNNRTQAALYAIREGIANLD; this is encoded by the coding sequence ATGATTCGTGTTCTCCTCGTGGATGATCATGCCCTCTTCCGGCAGGGGCTACGCAGTTTGCTGGAATCCGAGGGCATGCGCGTCATCGGTGAGGCTTCCAACGGGCGTGAGGCCATCCGGTACGCTGCCGACACGCACCCGGACGTGATCCTGATGGATATTCAGATGCCTGACCTCGACGGCGTGAAGGCCACCCAGAGCATTCTGGAGATCAACCCACAGGCCCGCGTCATCATGATCACCATGTACCGCCAGGACCGCTATGTCTTTGAGGCGGTCAAGGCTGGCGCACGCGGTTACATCCTGAAAGATGCCGACGCGGCCACGCTGATCGACGCCATCACGCGGGTGGCGGCGGGCGAGGCGCTGCTCGACCCGGAGATGGCGCAGAACGTGCTGGACGACTTCCGTGACAAACGCGAGGAACTGCCCAGCGAGAAGCACGCCGACCTCAACGAGCGCGAAACCATGATCCTGAAGTTGCTGGCGCAGGGGTTCTCGAATCAGGACATCGCGCTGCGGCTGGACATCAGCGAAAAAACGGTACGCAACCGCCTATCGGAGATCTTCACGAAGTTGCAACTGAATAACCGCACCCAGGCGGCGCTGTACGCCATCCGCGAGGGCATCGCCAACCTTGACTAG